TGGTCTGCGCACCTCTTTCTTGGTACGTACCACTACCGCCGTAGACACAGCTCCTTTTTTTATTGTACCGTTGGGTGTAGCCTCCTTTACAGATACTACTATTTTGTCACCAACAGAGGCGTATCTCCTTTTGGTTCCTCCAAGTACACGAATGGTCAGTACCTCTTTCGCCCCGGTATTATCCGCCACCTTAAGTCTAGATTCTTGTTGTAACATAATTATTTAGCTCTTTCAAGGATTTCTACCAATCTCCAGCATTTGGTCTTACTCAAAGGTCTGGTTTCCATGATCTTTACAGTATCGCCAATCTTGCAATCGTTGGTTTCATCGTGTGCAACATATTTCTTTGTCCGCAATACGAACTTACCATACATAGGATGCTTTACCCGCTTTACTTCAGAAACCACAATTGATTTCTCCATTCTGTCGCTGGTTACAACGCCTACTCGTTCTTTTCTTAAATTTCTTTTTTCCATAAAGCAGAACCCGTTATTGGTTTTCCCTTTTTGTTAATTCTGTGGCTAGTCTAGCTACTGTTTTCTTCACCTGCCTCAGCTGAAGAGGATTTTCAAGTGGTGTTACAGCGTGAGCCATTTTCAAATCGGCATGTTTCCTTTTGAAATCGGACATTTTTTCCTTTAATTCCTCTACCGACAACTCGTTTATTTCTGACTGTTTCATGATCTTCTTTATCAGTAATATTAAGCGGCTTCGTAATCCCTTGCCACAATAAATTTCGTTTTCACCGGTAATTTCTGAGCAGCAAGCCTGAGTGCTTCCTGAGCTATATCCATAGGAACCCCTGCTACTTCGAACATGATTCTTCCCGGCTTTACGACGGCTACAAAGTATTCTGGCGCACCTTTACCTTTACCCATCCTTACCTCGAGGGGCTTTTTGGTAATAGGCTTATCCGGAAATATCTTGATCCAAAGCTGGCCTTGTCTTTTCATATATCGGGTTGCAGCAATCCTCGCTGCCTCGATCTGACGTGAAGTAATAAAGCTGGAATCCAATGATTTAATTCCAAACATCCCATTAGAGAGCTGGTGGCCTCTTCCGGAATTTCCCTTCATACGGCCTTTCTGTGCTTTTCGAAACTTGGTTCTTTTCGGCTGTAACATCTTATCCTACTTTATTAATTTATTTTCTTCTTCGTTTTCTTCCGGCATCGGATTTATCTTTCCCCGAACCTTTAGACATTCCAACTAAAGGAGACAGATCTCTTTTTCCGTAAACTTCTCCTTTCATTATCCATACTTTGATCCCCAAACGGCCATAAGTCGTATGCGCCTCTTCCATGGCGTAATCAATATCAGCCCTGAAAGTAGACAAAGGAATACGTCCTTCTTTATAAGATTCTGATCGCGCCATTTCAGCTCCGTTCAATCGGCCGGAGATCATAATTTTAATCCCCTCAGCATTCATCCTCATTGCCGCAGCAATTGCCATTTTAATGGCTCTTCTGTAGGAGATCCTGTTTTCAATCTGTCGTGCGATACTCGCTGCAACCAGGTTGGCATCAACTTCAGGTCTCTTGATCTCAAAAATGTTGATCTGAACCTCTTTATCTGTAATCTTTTTAAGCTCCTCCTTCAATTTATCCACTTCCTGGCCACCCTTTCCGATGATGATCCCGGGTCTTGCTGTGGTGATGGTAACGGTGATCAACTTCAGAGTTCTTTCAATGATGACCCTGGAAACACTGGCCTTAGCCAAACGTGCGTTGATATACTTTCTGATCTTATCATCCTCAGCAAGTTTATCTCCGTAGTCATTACCTCCGTACCAGTTAGATTCCCATCCCCTGATAATACCCAGTCGGTTTCCTATTGGATTTGTCTTTTGTCCCATACTAAGCTTCTGTATTATTGTTAGCGCCTACAACCAAGGTTACATGGTTTGAACGTTTTCTTATTCTGTGTGCCCTTCCCTGTGGTGCAGGTCTGAGGCGCTTTAGCATTCTGCCTGAATCGACGCGAATTTCCTTCACGTAAAGATCTGCTTCTTCAACATCAGCATCCTCGTTCTTGGCCTGCCAGTTTGCTATAGCAGACAGCAATAACTTCTCCAGCCTTCTGGACGCTTCCTTGGGATTGAACCTGAGAATAGCTAATGCCTTCTCAACCTCAGCACCCCTTACAAGGTCAGCAACCAGTCGCATCTTACGAGGCGATGTAGGGCAGTTGTTCAATTTCGCAAAGGCCAGCTCTTTCTTCTCTGCCTTTATTCTTTCGGCCATCTGTTTTTTTCGAACTCCCATAGCTTACTTTTTACCTTTATTTCTTGCACCGGCATGACCGCGGAAAGATCTTGTTGGTGAAAATTCACCCAACTTATGACCCACCATGTTCTCAGTTACATAAACAGGAACAAACTGCT
This DNA window, taken from Muriicola soli, encodes the following:
- the rplP gene encoding 50S ribosomal protein L16, whose protein sequence is MLQPKRTKFRKAQKGRMKGNSGRGHQLSNGMFGIKSLDSSFITSRQIEAARIAATRYMKRQGQLWIKIFPDKPITKKPLEVRMGKGKGAPEYFVAVVKPGRIMFEVAGVPMDIAQEALRLAAQKLPVKTKFIVARDYEAA
- the rpsQ gene encoding 30S ribosomal protein S17, which codes for MEKRNLRKERVGVVTSDRMEKSIVVSEVKRVKHPMYGKFVLRTKKYVAHDETNDCKIGDTVKIMETRPLSKTKCWRLVEILERAK
- the rpsC gene encoding 30S ribosomal protein S3; this encodes MGQKTNPIGNRLGIIRGWESNWYGGNDYGDKLAEDDKIRKYINARLAKASVSRVIIERTLKLITVTITTARPGIIIGKGGQEVDKLKEELKKITDKEVQINIFEIKRPEVDANLVAASIARQIENRISYRRAIKMAIAAAMRMNAEGIKIMISGRLNGAEMARSESYKEGRIPLSTFRADIDYAMEEAHTTYGRLGIKVWIMKGEVYGKRDLSPLVGMSKGSGKDKSDAGRKRRRK
- the rplV gene encoding 50S ribosomal protein L22; translation: MGVRKKQMAERIKAEKKELAFAKLNNCPTSPRKMRLVADLVRGAEVEKALAILRFNPKEASRRLEKLLLSAIANWQAKNEDADVEEADLYVKEIRVDSGRMLKRLRPAPQGRAHRIRKRSNHVTLVVGANNNTEA
- the rplN gene encoding 50S ribosomal protein L14; the protein is MLQQESRLKVADNTGAKEVLTIRVLGGTKRRYASVGDKIVVSVKEATPNGTIKKGAVSTAVVVRTKKEVRRPDGSYIRFDDNACVLLNPTGEMRGTRVFGPVARELRDKQFMKIVSLAPEVL
- the rpmC gene encoding 50S ribosomal protein L29, which produces MKQSEINELSVEELKEKMSDFKRKHADLKMAHAVTPLENPLQLRQVKKTVARLATELTKRENQ